The genomic segment CGGGGAGGGCGGTTCGGGCGGAGCGGAGGCGGGCGAGGGCGCGGCCCTTGGGATGGCGGCGGGAGTGGACGACGCGCCACGTGACGGCGCCGATGACGATGAGGATGCAGAGCTCCACGAACACCTTCTCCGCATCGATCCAATCCACCGGCCGGTCCTTGAGCAGCGGGTCGGTGAAGAGGCCGTGGACGAAGAACAGCGCCGCGGCGGCGTAGGCGGTGTAGTGCAGGCGCTTCCACGTCTTCCGCCCCAGCCGGAGGCGGAAGTACGACGTGACGGCGACGACGATCAGGCAGTACAGCGCCAGCGCTCCCAGGGTGTTCACCCACGGTTGCGTGGGCGAATTCACCGGATAGACGATGTCCACGAAGCGGAACTTCGCAGTGGACGAGAGCAGGATGAGCAGCGGGTGGGCGACGGCGACCGCCAGGGCGGTGTAGCCCGTCCAGTTGTGGATCTTGAACGTGTTGATCTTCCGGTGCGGCCACTGCCGCACCGGGTTGTACTTCACCGACATCAGCAGGCCCAGCAGGATGTTGAGCGTGAGCAGCCCCAGCGCCGTGAGCCCCACCACGCCCGAAAGGTCGATCGGGTCCAGGTCCATTCGTCTCCCTCCTCTCCGCCGGCGTCTATCGGTCCGCCGCGGTCAGCGCGGGTGCGCGGCGTGGGCGGAATCCGCCGGGGTGGAGACGGTGTGGACCACGATGGCGCCGTCGTGCGACTGCTTGCCATAGCGGAAGTACGCCTGCCCCGCATCCAGGAACTCCACCGAGGCCAGCCCCAGCGAAGGAACCGACTTCAGCTCGTCCAGGCCGCCGAGCTGGCCGCTGTCCAGGAACACCAGCACGTCCGACGGGCCGGCGTTGCCCAGGCGCGAGAGCCAGAAGCCGCGCTTGGACTGGATCAGCTCGTACACGCTGTTGGTGCGCGCCTCGGCGATCTCCTGTGTGGAGATGCGGTTGCGGGACGGGCGCGGCGCCTTGGCCTGCGCGTGTGCACCGGTGTGGAAGGCGAGCGCGAGCGCCGCCGTGACGAGGGCGGCGGAAAGCTTCTTCATGGGGATGAACCGGTAGCCGGAGGATGGAAAACATGCGATTGGAGCGTGCGAAGCTACACGCCCTTTCCGGGCGGCGCAACGCGATAAGGGACGCCCGCATCTGCCGGGAAGACTAGAAGTCTGTTGAAAATCGGGTGCTCAGAATCCGAGAACTGTGCTCACAGGCGATCTCGGGTCG from the Longimicrobiaceae bacterium genome contains:
- a CDS encoding ferric reductase-like transmembrane domain-containing protein yields the protein MDLDPIDLSGVVGLTALGLLTLNILLGLLMSVKYNPVRQWPHRKINTFKIHNWTGYTALAVAVAHPLLILLSSTAKFRFVDIVYPVNSPTQPWVNTLGALALYCLIVVAVTSYFRLRLGRKTWKRLHYTAYAAAALFFVHGLFTDPLLKDRPVDWIDAEKVFVELCILIVIGAVTWRVVHSRRHPKGRALARLRSARTALPD